The following are encoded together in the Pseudomonas sp. IB20 genome:
- the arcD gene encoding arginine-ornithine antiporter — MSQPAPKLKLSALIALVVGSMIGGGIFSLPQNMAARAEVGAVLIGWVITAVGMLTLAFVFQTLANRKPELDSGVYAYAKAGFGDYMGFSSAWGYWISAWMGNVGYFVLLFSTLGYFFPVFGQGNTPVAIGCASLLLWAVHFLVMRGIKEAAFINQITTVAKIVPLVMFVVIAAVAFKADIFTRDIWGLGNPQFGSVVDQVRNMMLVTVFVFIGIEGASVYSARAEKRSDVGRATVIGFLGVLALLVLVNVLSLGIMSQPELAQLQNPSLAGVLEHIVGPWGAMAISIGLAVSLLGALLSWALLCAEILYATAHDKTMPAFLKKENANQVPVNALWLTNVMIQIFLVITLFSHSTYTTLIYLASSMILVPYLWSAAYAVLLSGRGETYEGARRQRMQDLLVGLIALVYALWLLYAGGLKYLMLSALLYAPGVILFALAKREQGQPLFTHVEKGIFSCVVAGAGLAAYGLYSGVLSL; from the coding sequence ATGTCTCAACCGGCCCCAAAGCTCAAACTCAGCGCGCTGATCGCGCTGGTGGTGGGTTCGATGATCGGCGGGGGGATTTTCTCTTTGCCGCAGAACATGGCCGCGCGCGCGGAGGTGGGCGCCGTGTTGATCGGCTGGGTGATCACCGCCGTGGGCATGCTGACCCTGGCGTTCGTGTTCCAGACCCTGGCCAACCGTAAACCCGAGTTGGATTCCGGGGTGTATGCCTACGCCAAGGCCGGGTTTGGCGATTACATGGGGTTCTCGTCGGCCTGGGGTTATTGGATCAGCGCGTGGATGGGCAATGTCGGTTACTTCGTGTTGCTGTTCAGCACCCTCGGCTACTTTTTCCCAGTGTTCGGCCAGGGCAATACGCCGGTTGCCATCGGCTGCGCGTCGCTGTTGCTGTGGGCTGTGCATTTTCTGGTGATGCGCGGGATCAAGGAGGCGGCGTTCATCAACCAGATCACTACCGTGGCGAAGATTGTGCCGTTGGTGATGTTTGTGGTCATCGCCGCCGTGGCGTTCAAAGCCGATATCTTCACTCGCGATATCTGGGGCCTGGGCAACCCGCAATTCGGCAGCGTGGTTGATCAAGTGCGCAACATGATGCTGGTCACCGTATTTGTATTTATTGGTATCGAGGGCGCCAGCGTGTATTCGGCGCGGGCCGAGAAACGTTCGGACGTCGGCCGGGCCACGGTTATAGGATTTCTTGGGGTGCTGGCGCTGCTGGTGCTGGTGAATGTGTTGTCCCTGGGGATCATGAGCCAGCCGGAGTTGGCGCAATTGCAAAACCCGTCCCTGGCGGGTGTGCTGGAACATATCGTCGGGCCGTGGGGCGCGATGGCGATCAGCATCGGCCTGGCGGTTTCGTTGCTCGGCGCCTTGCTGTCCTGGGCGCTGCTGTGTGCGGAAATCCTCTACGCCACCGCCCATGACAAGACCATGCCGGCCTTCCTGAAGAAGGAAAACGCCAACCAGGTACCGGTCAACGCGCTGTGGCTGACCAATGTAATGATCCAGATCTTTCTGGTGATCACGCTGTTTTCCCACAGCACCTACACCACGCTGATTTACCTGGCCTCGTCGATGATTCTGGTGCCGTACCTGTGGTCGGCGGCGTATGCGGTGCTGCTCAGCGGGCGCGGCGAAACCTACGAAGGCGCCCGGCGCCAGCGCATGCAGGACTTGCTGGTGGGCCTGATCGCGCTGGTTTATGCGCTGTGGCTGCTCTACGCGGGGGGCCTGAAGTACCTGATGCTCTCGGCGCTGCTGTATGCGCCCGGTGTGATCCTGTTTGCCCTGGCCAAGCGCGAGCAGGGCCAGCCCTTGTTTACCCACGTGGAAAAAGGCATTTTCAGCTGCGTGGTCGCGGGCGCGGGGCTGGCGGCGTATGGGCTGTATAGCGGGGTGTTGTCGTTGTGA